The nucleotide sequence tagtagtagtagtaatagtagcagaagcagcagcagcagtagtagtagtagtagtagttgtagtagtagtcgtaatagtagtagtagtagtagtagtagcatcagTAAAAACAGCAGCAGTCGCAACATCAGCAGCAGCCGCAACATCAGTAACAGTAGTGGTAGtgctactagtagtagtagcagcagaagcagcagcagtagtagtagtagtagtagtagtagtagtagcagcagcagcagtagtaatagtagttttaGCTTCAGCTGCTGCAATTTCGACAACTTATTTAGGTTACGTATCCCAaaataatttccttctttgtcatATATAGAAATTCGCAATCTGTTATCTccaatttcaccatgaccgagtgATAAgccaatatattaaaaaattctaTACGACGTTACTCAAAATAATTGCCTTAGAACATATGCACCGGTTATGACAGCTACATGCACTGCCATCATCGAAGCAAacaccatgccctactattgaggctggcaaccaccaacatacaaagaaatgcacaaatcaggcatATGACCGGCATCATATGTGCTTAgtagcaaactgactgcatgtaacccccccaaattccacttccttTTAGGGGTATGTAACGTTTAGGGTTGAGCATCAAACATAACTTAACCACTCGACTATCGCATCTTTTCGTGTAGGTTCGACCGGTTTCAGACCGGGATACGCCCACGAAAGTCTCAATCGATTTCGCGCTGGTGTGCATCAATAATTTCGACGACGCCAGTCAGACGATCAAGACAACCGGTTTTCTCACTCTCAAGTGGACCGACGAGTTGCTCACATGGAAACCTGAAGAAAACGCGGAAATCAAGTCCATGCTCTTTACACAAGAGGAGGTCTGGAAACCTGATATTACCCTCGATAACGGGGTGGACTCGAAGCAGGCGCTTGGACAATCGTTTATACAGGTATAAGAAAAACtcataaaaacaaattgtatgaAAGCATATTTTCTCATCAgcaattatataaaacattataaagGTAGAAAAAACGTGATGTGTGATCCTGGACATGTCGAGATTGCTCGGAGGGGATCGTAGTCTTTTATGAGTATATGATGCGTTTCCGTAGATTATGTTACGACCTTTTCCGTGTGATTGCAATGTGTTCACCATTGTTTAATTACGAGTGGCACGTTCAGACACGGTCTTCTCTCCAAGAAAGAAACAATGTCGTGTTCCTCGCTTTAGATCGCACTATAGACATGATTTTTGCGCTTTTTGTTTTGATATCCACTGCGACATGATGGTCACACTATAATAAAAGCTTTCCgtaacaaattcaatgtgaacGTAATATTTTCACACGAAAATAAAGAAAAACTTGTGCGCATAGAGAACCTCATAACCAtaccataaccatacattttctcaAAGAGCATTCATAGCAGAGttaattttaactttaaaaaagataagtaatgcgatatgtaagaaagaacatGACACGAATCAATGGTCACTGTTTtaatggccatctatttaccggcctCTTTCaagttcacaggctaatcagggactacacgtTCCGCTTAAAATTGATTTTTGGTAACAAGGGACTTGCTTTAAactgaaaatatcataaaagcggaaagtaacgtccctgataagcctgtgcggactgcacatgctaatctgggacggcactttacgcacaagcattaagcccagttttctcagaacaagacacttatAATTGCATGAAGACAAAGAGCCTCGTTctgcgaaaacggggcttaatgcatatgtgttaagTTCCCATCTAGATTAGCCCGTCCAGACCGCACAgcttaatcagggacgaaaccttccgcctaaactggatttcgtttaaaagaaactttttcaaacgaaaaattccaaacagagcggaaagtgtcgcccaaCATGCATTAAACTCAGAGTCCCCAAAGTGCGGCTAAAATAAGTTTCTCAATTCGTTGCCACTTTTTCAGGTCGTCCTAGAGCACAACGGCACGATCACATGGAACCCATACGAGGTGTTCAACACCGGCTGCACGGTAAACATTGTACATTTCCCGTTCGACACCCAGTCCTGTGACATCCGGTTCGTCACGTGGATGAGCGGAAAGGAAGAGGTCGCTCTTGCCGTCGGCGACCTTGGCTTCTACACAAGCAGCTTCGAGAAAAACGGCAAATGGCACGTGACTGGTATGTCGACGTACGAGGAGGACGCTGACGGGAAAATCGTCGTCGGCTTTAAAATTGACCTCAAGCGGCGTTCGTCGCATTACATCCTCTTCCTGATTCTACCGGCAGTTTTGCTCTCCATTCTGAACACCTTTGTGTTCGTCCTCCCGGCCGGCTCCGGCGAAAAAGTCGGATACACACTTGCGGTGTTTCTGTCGTACGCACTGTTTTACTCCATCCTTAGTACCTCGCTTCCGCGCAACTCTGACGTCATTTCTACGGTGGCGGCGTATCTGTTCTTCATGATGTTTCTGTCGACGTTCACAACGGTGATCACAATCGTGGAACTGAGGGTGCACAACAAGGAAACGCATGGCCGGGTGAGTTAGCGAATACTAAAGAATTGTCTTTCAGATCCCATGAACTATTGCGATGGTAGTACTCAGAATCCGATCAACAAATATGCGTAAAGTGCGTCCAAtgttatcctgtgcggactgcatggacgacactttccgcttttgtggtatttatagtatcttagcaaaattccagtttatgCGGGAAGAGTCGTCTctgatgcggactgcacatgctaatctggaacgatgcTACTTGCACATGCCttctaagccctgttttcccagagcacggttCATGGTCTTTATTTATGAcgtttatttattcaaatttagGAAAGGTAAATGAACACTTTATTTTTACGagcaaagcaaaaaaaaatactattatcTTTCAACTAATGCTCTTCTGTGGTTTATTCTTGAATATCAGTGATAAAAAGAGATAAAACAATTTTTCAtgctgtttaactgtaaaatgatatCGTTTTTTTTACTTCATGTCAACATTATTCAAGTGCAATTCTTCAGTTGAACTCTTTAAAATGTTCCAAAAAAACGTTTGGAAAAAAGCAAAACAAGAGTATTTGTTGGCGTctgatggattttttttttaattcatgcctagtcataaacaaaaatattttctctCGTGATTGCGCCATTCTTGAACCTTtctatttctatgatcactcatcaATGGAAAATATAATTTACAGAAACCAACAATATCGTCTAtgtatgaaaaacattttgttataaacgtGGTGTCGATGATGTACAACAGATTATTAACGACAGCAaccttttgttttgttttaattttaatccaAATATTCAGCTTCCGCTTCCGGTTATGAAATTCGTGCGCCTGATTCTGCATCAGCGCTGTGTCTGCTGCAGTAAACCAGACGACTTCCGCGAGGACTATCTGGATGGCGATTGGACGAGCGTTATTGGTCCGTGGCTAGCGTACGATTGGAAGGATTTCATAGATGCCCTGGATATCGTACTGTTCTGGGTGTTTCTGATCGGGACTATTGCCACAACTGTTATGTCGCTCGTGTGTGCTTCGTCCCATATAATATTGTTGTAAGATAACAATGTCGTATCGTAATGCATGAACAACATTGACTTACAACCGCACTTTTGTGTAATTGTGTATACTTAAAAgttgtgtgttatttatttaattattatgtattaatattttgtgaaaaatgaatTATCTACATGATCAAGGTAAGCATGCATTGCATGAGCATTGTTGCGTGACAATCGACGTGGTCTGGCAGATCATGAGACTTTACAAATACACGAAAGGTAAGAAAAAACTATaaaagacaaacaaacagacagccAGACTGCGGAACGGACGGAAGGGGTGGAGTCAGACCGACGGAAGGTCCAGTATTCGAATTTCTAGTGCATTAAATGACACTATCAAGAAACATTAGATATACCTTTGTTTATCTTCCAAATATATAGCGATTTAGACTTTTAAAGCATACGAAGTACGTGAACATTTGACACGTATCATATTATTTTTGCGATgtaaaaatgtgataataaacagCCCTATATTTTAAACGGCTTTTAAGCTTACTTAGGTTACATTATTCGGCTACCAAAATGGTTAATTATAGCTACTGAGGTAAGATACTTTGGGTAAACATATAAAAATGTTTCACTAAATGGGTACAAAATCGTGGTTAGTTGACAGAAAGGCACGGATTGGCAAACGAACTTCTTCCGTCAGACCAATGAAGGACCAATGAACGGACATACATTCCTAGCATAAACCTGCAAAAGAAGTAAACATTAGTCAAAATATTTCTAGCAAACGCATGGGACAAAAATTAAAAATctacatgtatttcataaatacatgtatgtcctgttaattttatttaaagagtTCACTACGGTgccggattttttttaaattgtaaatccATAACTACTCATAATTAATATAGTAAATTATGTAAGTGATTGTTTTGTGCTTACTCTTATATCAAAACTGAAAATTGAAGAAAATTactcaaagggagataatttgcgCATTTTACTTATGCAAACATAAATGACCTCTCTTCACATTGACACTAAAATGATATGTCACGTCGGAAATTAGCCGCATCCAGgaaaaacgtggcttaatgcatgtgacttattggggacgacacttttcgcctggactggattttctttcagaaaagacatcctttaaacaagAAATTTCATAAAATCGCAAActttcgtccctgatcagcctgtgcggactgcacaagcttatggtggacgacattttacgaacatgcattaagccccatttttccagaccGCGGTTCAAATATATTCACATCATCTGATACATCGTTGTTTCCGCGTCAACGGGATGTAATTCGTGTGGCATTTTTTGTTGAGGCCACCTGGAGTCGCAGAAAATCCCAATAATCGGTTGGAATGTGACAGACAGCATTTCATATCTGAGCATGAAATCGATTCTAGTAGccattttcaatattgtatttactaAGGCAAACTTATAGCCACAGCTTCATTGATTAGTTAGCgatgaaatttatatataaaaaaacgttgTTGAGCTGTGATTATGAGAATAAATTTATGTGCGTGTAGTTATCATTGAACTAACATGGATACACTAGTAAAAGTTTAATCGTGAGTTGACAAATACACAACGTAGAATTGTATGCAAATTGACGGGTTATCTCTTAAATGTGTTTTTGTCTCTTGTTTTTCAATGGGATTATTATACTCCAACCACGATCATCTTTAATTACTTAATAAAGTGCATTTACCAAAAGTAGAATATAAAACATCATACTAAGTAATACGCtctaaaatatacaaaaataagtgcccatgtacatacatgtactagCGATAGCTATTATTAAGTTTAATAGTATTTGGGTTTTTTTTTCATCAATGCCATCGCAGTATGAGTTGGACAATTTCTTGGAATTTATAACGGAAAACATTAAGAATATTGACATTGCTTGTGTCACTAGAAtatgaagataatgtgaaaagcGTTATGTGCATAGTTTATCGGAAACCGCGTTGAATGGATTTTGACTCGGAATTCAACAAGGATGAAATAGGTAAGAACAAACGTACAAGGTTACAAGAAATTGCATTTGGTTTAACCGCCTTCATATTAATAAGTAGATTGGCGGATATATGCTAAAAACACGAGTTATGTAAACAGTATTACATTTAATAACACAGACATGCATTACTGTGATTATAAGTCCACGTGCTAATAATTGGCAGAAGTAATGCAATCATACTTTAAAAAGTGCACTCTTTTTATCAGAGTGATCCTTACACTTTCCAGCACTGTATTGATTTAATTGTGTATACAACCCAATATGTCAACTTTGTGACTCCTAAGCCATTTATATGGCTGAGTTGCAAAATGTTTTGCAAGTATATCTGtgtatacaaatttatttattgttcgtATTATATCTGTAAATACAAATGATTGCTTATGCAATATGTGTCactttaattaaatatacaagTACTACATGACAGACATGAACACTATTGGCCAATAATAGGTCAATAAACATTAATCATCATGGTtaacaatacatataaataaattaacgTCACAACTTCGGATAATTAAAATGCAACAAGGATGTATGTTAAATATTGCAGAGGGTTGAATACCGATACATATTTAAGGGATTTTTATAAGCACGACTAATTAATGATTGTTGGTGTTAAGAACAGATCATCCAGCCCATCcccctttaaaacaaaatgacttgTCAAAATCTACAAATAATAGGTGGCTAAAAACACGTAAAGCGGGTTATTGGGTTATTAGAAACCATGAATAATATgctattaaaataaatgaataataggTGATTATTACATGAATATTCAgactatataatatacaaataattgggtgtcaaaatcaataaattatttattgttataataccT is from Dreissena polymorpha isolate Duluth1 chromosome 14, UMN_Dpol_1.0, whole genome shotgun sequence and encodes:
- the LOC127857205 gene encoding neuronal acetylcholine receptor subunit alpha-6-like produces the protein MLHVYRATFRALGVNTSSNVQSAHKVPVKTYIYNEKLEIDTEDRNERVQKAKDIFIDALLEQLQERLEQIALITSMAALDLTQVPQDQIPNHEEQVRPVSDRDTPTKVSIDFALVCINNFDDASQTIKTTGFLTLKWTDELLTWKPEENAEIKSMLFTQEEVWKPDITLDNGVDSKQALGQSFIQVVLEHNGTITWNPYEVFNTGCTVNIVHFPFDTQSCDIRFVTWMSGKEEVALAVGDLGFYTSSFEKNGKWHVTGMSTYEEDADGKIVVGFKIDLKRRSSHYILFLILPAVLLSILNTFVFVLPAGSGEKVGYTLAVFLSYALFYSILSTSLPRNSDVISTVAAYLFFMMFLSTFTTVITIVELRVHNKETHGRLPLPVMKFVRLILHQRCVCCSKPDDFREDYLDGDWTSVIGPWLAYDWKDFIDALDIVLFWVFLIGTIATTVMSLVCASSHIILL